Proteins from a single region of Xenopus laevis strain J_2021 chromosome 9_10S, Xenopus_laevis_v10.1, whole genome shotgun sequence:
- the jup.S gene encoding junction plakoglobin isoform X1 gives MDLGDVVEMPMKVTEWQKTYTYDSGINSGINTSVPSLNGKMVIEDDNLAYPNSYTTVKTTTYTQQQNPDMESHLNMTRAQRVRAAMYPETVEDHSYLFSTQIEGQQTNVQKLAEPSQMLKSAIMHLINYQDDAELATRAIPELTKLLNDEDPMVVNKASMIVNQLSKKEASRKALMQSPQIVAAIVRTMQHTSDMDTARCTTSILHNLSHHREGLLSIFKSGGIPALVRMLSSPVESVLFYAITTLHNLLLYQEGAKMAVRLADGLQKMVPLLNKNNPKFLAITTDCLQLLAYGNQESKLIILGNGGPQGLVQIMRNYNYEKLLWTTSRVLKVLSVCPSNKPAIVEAGGMQALGKHLTSNSPRLVQNCLWTLRNLSDVATKQEGLDNVLKILVNQLSSDDVNVLTCATGTLSNLTCNNGRNKTLVTQSNGVESLIHTILRASDKDDIAEPAVCAMRHLTSRHQDAEVAQNSVRLHYGIPAIVKLLNPPYQWPLVKATIGLIRNLALCPANHAPLYDAGVIPRLVQLLVKSHQDAQRHAASGTQQPYTDGVKMEEIVEGCTGALHILARDPVNRMDIYKLNTIPLFVQLLYSPVENIQRVSSGVLCELAQDKEAADTIDAEGASAPLMELLHSRNEGIATYAAAVLFRISEDKNADYRKRVSVELTNAIFRQDPAAWEAAQSMIPLNDPYSDEMENYRAMYPEDIPLEPMGGDMDVEYAMDGYSDHPGRGHYADNHMMA, from the exons ATGGATTTGGGAGACGTAGTGGAAATGCCAATGAAGGTCACAGAGTGGCAGAAAACCTACACTTACGACTCGGGCATCAACTCTGGAATAAACACGTCTGTTCCATCATTGAATGGGAAAATGGTCATTGAGGACGACAATCTGGCCTATCCCAACagttacaccactgtcaaaaccacAACATACACACAGCAGCAGAATCCAG ACATGGAATCCCACTTAAACATGACTCGGGCCCAGCGTGTCCGAGCAGCGATGTATCCGGAGACGGTGGAAGATCACTCGTATCTGTTCAGCACACAGATAGAAGGGCAGCAAACAAATGTGCAGAAACTGGCAGAACCCTCTCAAATGTTAAAATCTGCCATCATGCACCTTATCAACTACCAGGACGATGCTGAGCTGGCCACCCGTGCCATTCCTGAACTGACCAAGCTTCTTAATGATGAGGATCCG ATGGTGGTGAACAAGGCTTCCATGATTGTAAACCAGCTGTCCAAGAAGGAAGCGTCACGCAAAGCCCTCATGCAGTCTCCCCAGATTGTGGCAGCCATAGTTCGCACCATGCAACACACAAGTGACATGGACACTGCTCGCTGTACAACCAGCATTCTGCACAACCTCTCCCACCACCGCGAGGGGCTTCTGTCTATCTTCAAGTCCGGTGGCATCCCTGCACTGGTGCGCATGCTCAG tTCTCCAGTAGAATCTGTGCTATTCTATGCCATCACCACCTTGCACAACCTGCTCCTCTACCAGGAAGGGGCAAAGATGGCAGTGCGTCTGGCAGATGGTCTCCAAAAGATGGTGCCCTTGCTTAATAAGAATAACCCCAAGTTCTTGGCCATCACCACAGACTGTCTGCAACTTCTGGCCTACGGAAATCAGGAGAGCAAG ctaaTTATATTGGGCAATGGAGGCCCCCAAGGTTTGGTTCAGATCATGAGGAACTACAATTACGAGAAGCTTCTGTGGACCACTAGCCGGGTGCTAAAAGTATTGTCTGTATGTCCCAGCAATAAGCCAGCCATTGTGGAAGCTG GTGGAATGCAAGCTCTGGGGAAACATCTGACCAGCAACAGCCCAAGACTTGTACAGAACTGCCTGTGGACATTAAGAAATCTCTCTgatgtggccacaaaacag GAGGGCCTGGATAACGTTCTGAAGATCCTGGTGAACCAGCTGAGCTCCGATGATGTCAACGTCCTCACCTGTGCCACTGGCACTTTGTCCAACTTAACCTGCAACAACGGTCGCAACAAGACTCTGGTGACCCAGAGCAATGGGGTGGAATCTCTCATTCACACCATCCTCCGTGCAAGTGACAAGGACGACATTGCAGAGCCTGCGGTCTGTGCCATGCGCCATCTTACCAGTCGCCACCAGGATGCTGAGGTAGCGCAGAACTCTGTGCGACTTCACTACGGCATCCCCGCCATTGTGAAACTTCTCAACCCACCATACCAGTGGCCACTGGTCAAG GCAACTATCGGCTTGATCCGAAATCTGGCCCTGTGTCCAGCCAATCACGCTCCTTTGTATGATGCGGGTGTTATCCCCCGGCTAGTCCAGCTGCTGGTTAAATCTCACCAAGATGCACAGAGGCATGCTGCTTCTGGGACACAGCAACCCTATACG GATGGAGTGAAGATGGAAGAGATTGTGGAAGGCTGCACTGGGGCTCTGCATATTCTTGCCAGGGATCCTGTGAATCGTATGGACATCTACAAGCTGAACACCATCCCACTGTTTGTGCAG CTCCTGTATTCCCCCGTGGAGAACATTCAGAGAGTGTCAAGCGGCGTGCTGTGTGAGTTGGCTCAGGATAAAGAAGCGGCAGACACCATTGATGCAGAGGGAGCTTCGGCCCCACTCATGGAGTTGCTGCACTCCCGCAATGAAGGCATAG CCACATATGCTGCTGCTGTTCTTTTCCGCATATCCGAGGACAAAAACGCTGATTATAGGAAACGTGTGTCCGTAGAGCTCACAAATGCCATCTTCCGACAGGACCCTGCCGCATGGGAAGCA GCGCAGAGCATGATTCCTCTCAATGACCCTTATTCAGATG AAATGGAAAATTACAGAGCGATGTACCCTGAAGATATCCCATTAGAACCAATGGGGGGAGACATGGACGTGGAGTACGCAATGGATGGCTACAGCGACCACCCAGGCAGGGGCCACTATGCTGATAATCACATGATGGCATAA
- the jup.S gene encoding junction plakoglobin (The RefSeq protein has 1 substitution compared to this genomic sequence) — MDLGDVVEMPMKVTEWQKTYTYDSGINSGINTSVPSLNGKMVIEDDSLAYPNSYTTVKTTTYTQQQNPDMESHLNMTRAQRVRAAMYPETVEDHSYLFSTQIEGQQTNVQKLAEPSQMLKSAIMHLINYQDDAELATRAIPELTKLLNDEDPMVVNKASMIVNQLSKKEASRKALMQSPQIVAAIVRTMQHTSDMDTARCTTSILHNLSHHREGLLSIFKSGGIPALVRMLSSPVESVLFYAITTLHNLLLYQEGAKMAVRLADGLQKMVPLLNKNNPKFLAITTDCLQLLAYGNQESKLIILGNGGPQGLVQIMRNYNYEKLLWTTSRVLKVLSVCPSNKPAIVEAGGMQALGKHLTSNSPRLVQNCLWTLRNLSDVATKQEGLDNVLKILVNQLSSDDVNVLTCATGTLSNLTCNNGRNKTLVTQSNGVESLIHTILRASDKDDIAEPAVCAMRHLTSRHQDAEVAQNSVRLHYGIPAIVKLLNPPYQWPLVKATIGLIRNLALCPANHAPLYDAGVIPRLVQLLVKSHQDAQRHAASGTQQPYTDGVKMEEIVEGCTGALHILARDPVNRMDIYKLNTIPLFVQLLYSPVENIQRVSSGVLCELAQDKEAADTIDAEGASAPLMELLHSRNEGIATYAAAVLFRISEDKNADYRKRVSVELTNAIFRQDPAAWEAAQSMIPLNDPYSDEMENYRAMYPEDIPLEPMGGDMDVEYAMDGYSDHPGRGHYADNHMMA; from the exons ATGGATTTGGGAGACGTAGTGGAAATGCCAATGAAGGTCACAGAGTGGCAGAAAACCTACACTTACGACTCGGGCATCAACTCTGGAATAAACACGTCTGTTCCATCATTGAATGGGAAAATGGTCATTGAGGACGACAATCTGGCCTATCCCAACagttacaccactgtcaaaaccacAACATACACACAGCAGCAGAATCCAG ACATGGAATCCCACTTAAACATGACTCGGGCCCAGCGTGTCCGAGCAGCGATGTATCCGGAGACGGTGGAAGATCACTCGTATCTGTTCAGCACACAGATAGAAGGGCAGCAAACAAATGTGCAGAAACTGGCAGAACCCTCTCAAATGTTAAAATCTGCCATCATGCACCTTATCAACTACCAGGACGATGCTGAGCTGGCCACCCGTGCCATTCCTGAACTGACCAAGCTTCTTAATGATGAGGATCCG ATGGTGGTGAACAAGGCTTCCATGATTGTAAACCAGCTGTCCAAGAAGGAAGCGTCACGCAAAGCCCTCATGCAGTCTCCCCAGATTGTGGCAGCCATAGTTCGCACCATGCAACACACAAGTGACATGGACACTGCTCGCTGTACAACCAGCATTCTGCACAACCTCTCCCACCACCGCGAGGGGCTTCTGTCTATCTTCAAGTCCGGTGGCATCCCTGCACTGGTGCGCATGCTCAG tTCTCCAGTAGAATCTGTGCTATTCTATGCCATCACCACCTTGCACAACCTGCTCCTCTACCAGGAAGGGGCAAAGATGGCAGTGCGTCTGGCAGATGGTCTCCAAAAGATGGTGCCCTTGCTTAATAAGAATAACCCCAAGTTCTTGGCCATCACCACAGACTGTCTGCAACTTCTGGCCTACGGAAATCAGGAGAGCAAG ctaaTTATATTGGGCAATGGAGGCCCCCAAGGTTTGGTTCAGATCATGAGGAACTACAATTACGAGAAGCTTCTGTGGACCACTAGCCGGGTGCTAAAAGTATTGTCTGTATGTCCCAGCAATAAGCCAGCCATTGTGGAAGCTG GTGGAATGCAAGCTCTGGGGAAACATCTGACCAGCAACAGCCCAAGACTTGTACAGAACTGCCTGTGGACATTAAGAAATCTCTCTgatgtggccacaaaacag GAGGGCCTGGATAACGTTCTGAAGATCCTGGTGAACCAGCTGAGCTCCGATGATGTCAACGTCCTCACCTGTGCCACTGGCACTTTGTCCAACTTAACCTGCAACAACGGTCGCAACAAGACTCTGGTGACCCAGAGCAATGGGGTGGAATCTCTCATTCACACCATCCTCCGTGCAAGTGACAAGGACGACATTGCAGAGCCTGCGGTCTGTGCCATGCGCCATCTTACCAGTCGCCACCAGGATGCTGAGGTAGCGCAGAACTCTGTGCGACTTCACTACGGCATCCCCGCCATTGTGAAACTTCTCAACCCACCATACCAGTGGCCACTGGTCAAG GCAACTATCGGCTTGATCCGAAATCTGGCCCTGTGTCCAGCCAATCACGCTCCTTTGTATGATGCGGGTGTTATCCCCCGGCTAGTCCAGCTGCTGGTTAAATCTCACCAAGATGCACAGAGGCATGCTGCTTCTGGGACACAGCAACCCTATACG GATGGAGTGAAGATGGAAGAGATTGTGGAAGGCTGCACTGGGGCTCTGCATATTCTTGCCAGGGATCCTGTGAATCGTATGGACATCTACAAGCTGAACACCATCCCACTGTTTGTGCAG CTCCTGTATTCCCCCGTGGAGAACATTCAGAGAGTGTCAAGCGGCGTGCTGTGTGAGTTGGCTCAGGATAAAGAAGCGGCAGACACCATTGATGCAGAGGGAGCTTCGGCCCCACTCATGGAGTTGCTGCACTCCCGCAATGAAGGCATAG CCACATATGCTGCTGCTGTTCTTTTCCGCATATCCGAGGACAAAAACGCTGATTATAGGAAACGTGTGTCCGTAGAGCTCACAAATGCCATCTTCCGACAGGACCCTGCCGCATGGGAAGCA GCGCAGAGCATGATTCCTCTCAATGACCCTTATTCAGATG AAATGGAAAATTACAGAGCGATGTACCCTGAAGATATCCCATTAGAACCAATGGGGGGAGACATGGACGTGGAGTACGCAATGGATGGCTACAGCGACCACCCAGGCAGGGGCCACTATGCTGATAATCACATGATGGCATAA